One window of the Pantoea cypripedii genome contains the following:
- a CDS encoding gallate dioxygenase — protein MANIIGGLAVSHTPTIGFAVDHDKQHEGAWEPIFASFAPMQQWLEEKKPDALVYIFNDHVTSFFFDHYSAFSLGIDNEYRVADEGGGPRDLPPVKGDAALSRHIGTSLMSDEFDMSFFMDKPLDHGLFSPLSALLPFKDGWPTKVIPLQVGVLQFPIPSARRCYKLGQALRRAIESYPEDINVAIVATGGLSHQVHGERCGFNNVEWDQQFMDLLVNDPERLTELTIAQYAELSGVEGTEEIMWLVMRGALSANVVKKHQGYYLPSMTGIATLVLENQAGDVPVDNMQHHREKMARELAGIEKLAGSYPFTQQRSLDSLRLNRFLHQLIQPGPRERFRHDPEAMFDAAQLSARECEMIRQRDWRSLIQYGASFFLLEKMGAVIGASNLDIYAAMRGISLEEFMKTRNQQVTYSVAGKE, from the coding sequence ATGGCGAACATCATTGGCGGCCTGGCCGTTTCTCATACCCCAACCATAGGTTTTGCTGTTGACCATGATAAACAGCATGAAGGTGCCTGGGAGCCGATTTTTGCCAGCTTCGCACCGATGCAGCAGTGGCTGGAAGAGAAGAAACCCGACGCGCTAGTGTATATCTTCAATGACCACGTCACCTCGTTCTTCTTTGATCATTATTCCGCCTTTTCTCTTGGTATTGATAACGAGTACCGGGTCGCTGACGAGGGCGGCGGTCCACGCGATTTACCACCGGTCAAAGGGGACGCTGCGCTATCGCGCCATATTGGCACCAGCCTGATGAGTGACGAGTTTGATATGTCATTCTTTATGGATAAACCGCTGGATCATGGCCTGTTCTCTCCACTTTCTGCGCTGCTGCCGTTTAAAGACGGCTGGCCGACCAAAGTGATCCCGTTACAGGTGGGCGTATTGCAGTTCCCCATCCCTTCAGCGCGCCGTTGCTACAAACTCGGCCAGGCACTACGCCGCGCGATTGAAAGTTATCCCGAAGATATCAACGTGGCGATCGTCGCCACCGGTGGGCTATCCCATCAGGTGCACGGCGAGCGCTGCGGTTTCAATAATGTGGAGTGGGACCAGCAATTTATGGACTTGCTGGTAAACGATCCTGAGCGACTGACCGAGCTGACCATTGCGCAATACGCCGAACTGAGCGGCGTGGAAGGGACAGAAGAGATTATGTGGCTGGTGATGCGTGGTGCACTGTCCGCCAATGTGGTGAAAAAGCATCAGGGTTATTACCTGCCCTCCATGACCGGCATCGCCACCCTGGTGCTGGAAAACCAGGCAGGTGATGTTCCGGTAGACAATATGCAACACCATCGCGAAAAGATGGCGCGTGAGCTGGCGGGGATTGAAAAGCTGGCGGGCAGCTATCCCTTCACCCAGCAACGCAGCCTCGATAGCCTGCGACTGAACCGTTTCCTGCACCAACTTATTCAGCCAGGTCCGCGCGAGCGTTTTCGGCACGACCCGGAAGCCATGTTCGATGCCGCGCAATTAAGTGCGCGTGAATGTGAAATGATTCGGCAGCGCGACTGGCGCAGCCTGATTCAATACGGTGCCAGCTTTTTCCTGCTGGAAAAAATGGGCGCGGTGATCGGAGCCTCCAATCTGGATATTTATGCGGCGATGCGGGGGATATCGCTGGAAGAATTTATGAAAACCCGTAATCAGCAGGTGACCTATTCGGTGGCGGGGAAAGAATAA
- a CDS encoding MFS transporter, translated as MNTNNLVDIKAWIDARPISPFQWRVLFLCLVIIMFDGYDAAAMGFIAPALIEHWGISRAAMGPILGAAMFGVAIGALIAGPLSDRFGRKRIILLSFLMFSAFSLLCAFATTPLQMALLRFITGLGLGAVMPNCVTLLSEYMPERRKGVMITLMFSGFNIGSGLGGFIAAGLLSLYHWQAVLIFGGAVPLLMLPLFAGLLPESALNLLVRKAPRQQIAALLNRMGGQFSHENSFVLHSPRVNGHSPISQLFRHGFARGTIILWLTYFMGLFVIYLLNGWLPTIMRSGGISLEQAAILAGLFQLGGPAGGIIVGALMDKLNAKYVIGVVYLLGCICLAAQGVFGFSGVALGAFIFVIGMCINGAQNGLQVYSPAYYPTEIRATGVSWMHGIGRTGAILSSSVGGLLMGAFPDQSSIFFILALPALLAALSIVLHRTVPLTMKIKGAGLADIPALSQTLNNR; from the coding sequence ATGAACACAAACAACCTGGTCGATATCAAAGCATGGATCGACGCCCGGCCGATTTCGCCTTTCCAGTGGCGCGTATTATTCCTCTGTCTGGTTATCATCATGTTCGATGGCTACGATGCTGCCGCGATGGGTTTTATCGCCCCCGCGCTGATTGAACACTGGGGCATTTCCCGCGCAGCGATGGGACCGATCCTCGGTGCCGCAATGTTTGGTGTCGCCATTGGTGCGTTAATCGCTGGCCCGCTCTCGGATCGTTTCGGTCGCAAACGCATCATTTTGTTGTCATTTCTGATGTTCTCCGCCTTCAGCCTGCTGTGCGCATTTGCCACTACGCCACTGCAAATGGCGTTGCTGCGCTTTATCACCGGACTCGGGCTGGGTGCGGTGATGCCTAACTGCGTGACGCTGCTGTCGGAATATATGCCGGAGCGCCGCAAAGGGGTGATGATAACCCTGATGTTCAGCGGCTTTAATATCGGTTCGGGTCTGGGTGGATTTATCGCCGCGGGTCTGCTCAGCCTTTATCACTGGCAGGCGGTGCTGATTTTTGGCGGTGCCGTTCCCCTGCTGATGCTGCCCCTCTTCGCCGGGCTGCTGCCGGAATCAGCCCTTAATCTGCTGGTGCGCAAAGCGCCACGTCAGCAGATAGCTGCCCTGCTCAATCGCATGGGCGGACAATTTAGCCACGAAAACAGCTTCGTGCTGCACTCGCCACGCGTCAATGGCCATAGTCCGATCTCGCAGCTGTTCCGCCACGGTTTCGCTCGCGGCACCATCATCCTGTGGCTGACCTACTTTATGGGGCTGTTCGTGATTTATCTGCTGAACGGCTGGCTGCCCACCATTATGCGTTCCGGCGGCATTTCCCTGGAGCAGGCCGCGATCCTCGCCGGATTGTTCCAGCTCGGTGGCCCGGCAGGCGGCATTATTGTAGGGGCACTGATGGACAAACTGAACGCCAAATATGTGATTGGCGTGGTCTATCTGCTCGGCTGCATCTGCCTGGCGGCGCAGGGCGTGTTTGGCTTCAGCGGCGTGGCACTCGGGGCCTTTATCTTTGTCATCGGCATGTGCATCAACGGCGCGCAGAACGGCTTGCAGGTCTACTCTCCGGCTTACTACCCCACAGAAATCCGCGCCACCGGCGTGAGCTGGATGCACGGTATTGGTCGCACCGGGGCGATTCTCAGCTCCTCGGTGGGTGGGCTGTTGATGGGCGCGTTTCCTGACCAGTCATCCATTTTCTTTATCCTCGCCCTGCCTGCCTTGCTGGCGGCGCTGAGCATCGTTTTGCATCGTACAGTTCCTCTGACCATGAAAATAAAAGGCGCCGGACTTGCCGACATCCCCGCGCTGTCACAAACCTTAAATAACCGATAA
- a CDS encoding M20 aminoacylase family protein: protein MLIKEILDYEEEMIAIRRDFHQHPELGFEEFRTSARIAELLSSWGYEVHRGLAGTGVVGTLKVGDGTKRLGLRADMDALPMQELTDVPWRSQVPGKMHACGHDGHCAMLLSAARYLAEKRPFSGTLHVIFQPSEESYGGARRMMDDGLFELFPCDAVFGLHNFPLLPAGHFFTKSGPLMASSDSMTITLHGKGGHGATPENTLDPTVAGAAIVMALQTIVSRNVDPQDAVVVTVGSLQSGSTHNVIPDSAELKLNLRTFSAEVREKVKARIEHLVQAQAASFGLTATLQADFGYPVTINHEAETTFATQVARDTFGAQRVADDDQVKPLMGSEDFAYMLEEVPGNYMWLGTSRGDQDYAVHHPLYQFNDACLSIGATYWARLTEAFLR from the coding sequence ATGTTGATTAAAGAAATTCTCGACTATGAAGAAGAGATGATTGCTATCCGCCGCGACTTCCATCAACACCCGGAGCTGGGTTTTGAGGAGTTTCGCACCAGCGCACGTATTGCCGAGTTACTCAGTTCGTGGGGCTATGAAGTCCATCGCGGGCTGGCTGGCACCGGGGTGGTGGGCACCCTGAAAGTGGGCGATGGCACAAAACGGCTGGGATTGCGTGCCGATATGGATGCTCTGCCAATGCAGGAGTTAACCGATGTGCCATGGCGCAGCCAGGTGCCGGGGAAAATGCATGCCTGCGGCCATGATGGTCACTGCGCCATGCTGTTATCCGCTGCGCGTTATCTGGCGGAAAAACGTCCCTTTAGCGGAACGTTACACGTCATTTTCCAGCCGTCAGAAGAGTCATATGGCGGTGCGCGCCGCATGATGGATGACGGGTTATTCGAGTTATTCCCCTGCGATGCGGTGTTTGGTTTACATAATTTTCCCTTGCTGCCCGCCGGGCATTTCTTCACCAAATCCGGTCCGCTGATGGCATCTTCCGATAGCATGACCATCACCCTGCATGGCAAAGGGGGCCACGGTGCGACACCGGAAAATACCCTCGATCCTACGGTGGCCGGAGCGGCGATTGTCATGGCATTGCAGACCATCGTGTCACGTAATGTCGACCCGCAGGATGCGGTGGTGGTCACCGTGGGGAGTCTGCAAAGCGGCAGCACCCATAACGTCATCCCGGACAGTGCCGAGCTGAAGCTGAACCTGCGCACCTTCAGCGCTGAGGTGCGTGAGAAAGTCAAAGCGCGTATCGAACATCTGGTGCAGGCGCAGGCCGCCAGCTTTGGTCTGACGGCCACCTTGCAAGCCGATTTCGGTTATCCGGTGACCATCAACCATGAAGCGGAAACCACATTTGCGACTCAGGTAGCGCGGGATACCTTCGGGGCACAACGCGTTGCGGATGACGACCAGGTTAAACCGCTGATGGGCAGCGAAGACTTCGCTTACATGTTGGAAGAGGTGCCAGGAAACTATATGTGGCTGGGCACCAGCCGCGGTGATCAGGACTACGCGGTGCATCATCCGTTGTATCAGTTCAACGATGCGTGCCTGTCGATCGGGGCAACGTACTGGGCGCGGTTAACCGAAGCCTTTCTGCGCTAA
- a CDS encoding MFS transporter has translation MKLAWYSDLTNKEKRTYWACLGGYTLDSLDSTIYSLVLPVLLGIHFLTRADAGWLGSVSLIGSALGGWGAGILADRIGRVKVMQLTVLWVALFTAATAFCHTFWQFFLLRFCQGLGYGGEVIVGAVLITEVIRADYRGRVAASIQSGYAIGYAISLGLFPLVMNAFPPEQAWRVFFLIGLIPAVLIWFIRRLVPESATFSHAQQPRERKNIGIIFSRPYLRTTITSTLLASGIFGGAYIVITWLPAYLKLSLGLPVTQMSGYLFINILGSLIGPFIYGRLSDRMGRWRAVILFLLLQSVVISLYMFAHLDLDITLVLVSCF, from the coding sequence ATGAAACTCGCGTGGTATTCCGATCTGACCAATAAAGAAAAAAGAACCTACTGGGCTTGTCTCGGGGGATATACGCTGGACTCGCTGGATTCCACCATATATTCGCTGGTTTTACCGGTTCTGCTGGGTATTCATTTTCTGACTCGCGCCGATGCAGGCTGGCTGGGTTCGGTGTCGTTAATCGGCAGCGCCCTGGGTGGCTGGGGTGCGGGAATTCTGGCGGACCGGATTGGCCGGGTGAAGGTCATGCAGCTCACGGTGCTCTGGGTGGCGCTTTTCACCGCAGCAACCGCATTTTGTCACACCTTCTGGCAGTTCTTTTTGCTGCGTTTTTGCCAGGGGCTGGGTTATGGCGGTGAAGTCATCGTTGGCGCGGTATTAATTACTGAAGTTATCCGTGCTGATTATCGTGGCCGTGTCGCCGCCTCGATTCAGAGTGGTTATGCGATTGGTTATGCTATTTCGCTGGGCTTATTTCCGCTGGTAATGAATGCCTTCCCGCCAGAACAAGCATGGCGCGTTTTCTTCCTGATCGGATTAATTCCAGCGGTGCTGATTTGGTTTATTCGGCGTCTGGTGCCGGAATCTGCCACCTTTTCCCATGCGCAGCAACCGCGCGAAAGAAAGAATATCGGTATTATTTTCTCGCGTCCTTATCTGCGCACCACTATCACTTCAACTTTACTTGCCAGCGGCATTTTTGGTGGCGCTTATATTGTGATTACCTGGTTACCGGCCTATCTGAAGCTGAGTCTGGGATTACCGGTGACACAAATGTCAGGCTACCTGTTTATTAATATTCTCGGCTCGCTGATTGGTCCGTTTATTTATGGCCGACTGAGTGACCGCATGGGCCGCTGGCGTGCGGTTATCCTGTTCCTGCTGCTGCAATCGGTGGTCATCAGCCTGTATATGTTTGCCCATCTCGATCTGGATATCACGCTGGTGCTGGTGAGCTGTTTTTAG
- the attM gene encoding AttM family quorum-quenching N-acyl homoserine lactonase: MKDIRLYMLQSGTLKCKVHNIKMNQGAGADYEIPVPFFLITHPDGHTIIDGGNAIEVATDPKGYWGGICDVYWPVLGEDQGCVDQVKALGIDPADVKYVVQSHLHLDHTGAIGRFPNARHIVQRAEYEYAFTPDWFAAGGYIRNDFDRPGLNWQFLNGTDDDFYDIYGDGTLTTIFSPGHAPGHQSFLVRLPNSKPLLLTIDAAYTVDHWEQKALPGFLASAVDSVRSVQKLRAVAERADAIVVTGHDPDAWANFKKAPEYYS; this comes from the coding sequence ATGAAAGATATACGACTCTACATGCTCCAGTCCGGCACCCTGAAATGCAAGGTCCACAATATCAAGATGAACCAGGGAGCCGGGGCAGATTATGAAATCCCCGTGCCCTTCTTCCTGATCACCCACCCCGACGGCCATACCATCATCGATGGCGGCAATGCCATCGAAGTGGCAACCGATCCCAAAGGTTACTGGGGCGGGATCTGTGACGTTTACTGGCCGGTACTTGGCGAAGATCAGGGATGTGTCGATCAGGTGAAAGCACTGGGTATTGATCCGGCTGATGTGAAATATGTGGTGCAGTCTCACCTGCATCTCGACCACACCGGGGCCATTGGCCGCTTCCCGAACGCCCGTCATATCGTGCAGCGGGCGGAGTATGAATATGCCTTCACGCCGGACTGGTTTGCGGCGGGTGGCTATATCCGTAATGACTTTGACCGTCCGGGGCTGAACTGGCAATTCCTCAACGGCACCGACGATGATTTTTATGACATCTACGGCGACGGCACCTTAACCACCATTTTTTCTCCCGGCCATGCCCCTGGCCATCAGTCGTTCCTGGTACGTCTGCCGAACAGCAAACCCCTGCTGTTGACCATTGATGCGGCTTATACCGTGGATCACTGGGAGCAAAAAGCGCTGCCTGGCTTCCTCGCTTCAGCAGTCGATTCAGTCCGTTCCGTACAGAAACTCAGAGCGGTGGCCGAGCGTGCTGATGCCATTGTGGTGACCGGCCATGACCCCGATGCCTGGGCTAATTTTAAAAAAGCGCCGGAATACTATTCCTGA
- a CDS encoding iron-containing alcohol dehydrogenase produces the protein MTINPFEFRTVPAIEMKWGGAQQLGASVAVRFTQRNVGLITDAGLMKAGLIAPIVENLTTAGFNVTVFDDVVADPPEAIVQACVEVIKQAGADIIIGLGGGSSLDIAKIAAVMAEGDQPLAEMYGIGKVTGSRLPLVLIPTTAGTGSEVTNIAIITTGETTKMGVVAPQLYADFVLLDAELTVGLPKIHTAATGIDAMVHAIEAYTSKHKKNPLSDALAREALRLLGANLINACQDGSNRAAREGMLLGATLAGQAFANSPVAAVHALAYPLGGHYHVAHGLSNALMLGPVLRYNASAAAPLYAELADVLGVAGSGDADTRSNAFVEHMLQLMEQSGAPRRLRDVGVTEESLPRLAADAMLQTRLLTNNPVEVLEQDALNLYREAF, from the coding sequence ATGACTATCAATCCATTCGAGTTTCGTACCGTACCGGCGATTGAAATGAAGTGGGGAGGCGCTCAGCAACTGGGCGCCAGTGTAGCGGTCCGTTTTACCCAGCGGAACGTCGGGCTGATTACCGATGCCGGGCTGATGAAAGCCGGGCTGATCGCGCCCATCGTGGAAAATCTGACCACGGCGGGTTTTAACGTCACGGTGTTTGATGACGTGGTCGCGGACCCACCGGAAGCCATCGTGCAGGCCTGTGTTGAAGTGATCAAACAAGCCGGGGCCGACATTATTATTGGTCTTGGCGGCGGTTCCTCGCTGGATATCGCCAAAATTGCCGCCGTAATGGCCGAAGGGGATCAGCCGCTGGCGGAGATGTATGGCATCGGCAAGGTGACAGGGTCACGCCTGCCGCTGGTGCTGATTCCCACCACCGCCGGGACCGGCTCCGAAGTCACCAATATCGCCATCATCACCACCGGTGAAACCACCAAAATGGGGGTGGTTGCGCCACAACTGTACGCTGACTTCGTGCTGCTGGATGCGGAGCTGACGGTGGGTTTGCCAAAGATTCACACCGCCGCCACCGGCATTGATGCCATGGTACACGCCATCGAAGCCTATACCAGCAAGCACAAGAAAAACCCGCTGTCTGATGCGCTGGCGCGTGAAGCACTGAGACTGCTGGGGGCCAATCTGATCAACGCCTGTCAGGACGGCAGCAACCGCGCTGCGCGTGAAGGGATGTTGCTGGGTGCCACGTTAGCAGGCCAGGCGTTTGCCAATTCGCCGGTTGCCGCCGTGCATGCTCTCGCTTACCCGCTGGGCGGTCACTACCATGTCGCGCACGGCCTTTCCAATGCGCTCATGCTCGGACCGGTCTTGCGCTACAACGCCAGCGCGGCGGCTCCGTTGTATGCCGAGCTGGCGGATGTTCTTGGCGTCGCGGGCAGTGGCGATGCGGATACGCGATCTAACGCTTTCGTTGAACACATGCTGCAACTGATGGAACAAAGCGGCGCACCGCGCCGACTGCGCGATGTCGGCGTCACCGAGGAAAGCCTGCCCAGACTGGCCGCCGATGCCATGTTACAAACGCGTCTGCTCACCAATAACCCGGTAGAGGTTCTGGAGCAGGACGCCCTGAATTTGTATCGCGAAGCATTCTAA